A genome region from Hymenobacter chitinivorans DSM 11115 includes the following:
- the porM gene encoding type IX secretion system motor protein PorM/GldM yields the protein MAGGKETPRQKMIGMMYLVLTALLALQVNSAILLKFKFLDDSLSAINNKVSKSNDGTVKGIQAQVEKNRNQASDLAVLKQSEEIRKTTQDMIAYLGTVREKLLAATENKGKNEFKNMSAEDKVAETMLGGKKDGVAYEMKNKLNEYSSYIGKFVPGIAPLALDAKEDPMVTDKEQRNKNFAELNFENTPVVAALATLAQKEAEVLKYESDALAAQSAKVGGNIIVFDKVGAFASAESNTVAAGTKYKAELFLTASATGLKPSMTLNGSPLAVGPDGKGKVEFTARPGSFDASGNAKAQWTGTIRFKQNGRDTTFKVTVPYTVTKPVMQIQSASVQALYFKCGNKLSVQVPALGAQYKPGFSASGASVISGAKTGEVTLVPNSREVTLNVSSGGNAIGSQTFQVRPIPKPEIKCIVGGREANEKQGTPITAVRNMSLKAVPDAGFATFLPEDARYRVTRYEVTLVRGKRPAIPTRTINGPEANLNDVVNSAREGDRLYIEVKEVRRLNFQDQQEEVNVAKQFNIPLL from the coding sequence ATGGCGGGAGGAAAAGAAACTCCAAGGCAGAAGATGATTGGCATGATGTACCTGGTACTGACTGCCCTTCTGGCCCTTCAAGTAAACTCAGCAATACTGCTCAAATTCAAGTTCCTCGACGACAGCCTTTCTGCTATCAACAATAAGGTTTCGAAGTCGAACGATGGTACGGTAAAAGGCATTCAGGCTCAGGTTGAGAAAAACCGCAACCAAGCCAGTGACCTTGCTGTGCTGAAGCAAAGCGAAGAGATTCGCAAGACTACCCAGGATATGATTGCTTACCTGGGCACCGTTCGTGAAAAACTCCTGGCGGCCACTGAAAACAAGGGCAAGAACGAGTTCAAAAACATGAGCGCCGAAGACAAGGTGGCCGAAACCATGTTGGGTGGCAAAAAGGACGGTGTAGCTTATGAGATGAAGAACAAGCTCAATGAGTATTCTTCGTACATCGGCAAATTCGTTCCTGGTATCGCTCCTCTGGCACTCGATGCCAAAGAAGATCCAATGGTTACGGACAAAGAACAGCGCAACAAGAACTTTGCTGAGTTGAACTTTGAAAACACGCCCGTAGTAGCTGCTCTGGCTACCCTGGCGCAGAAAGAAGCCGAAGTACTGAAGTACGAGTCAGACGCTCTGGCTGCTCAGTCGGCTAAGGTTGGTGGCAACATCATCGTATTCGACAAGGTTGGCGCTTTCGCCAGTGCGGAGTCCAACACGGTGGCTGCCGGTACCAAGTACAAAGCGGAGCTGTTCCTAACGGCTTCGGCTACTGGCCTCAAGCCTTCGATGACCCTGAACGGCAGCCCGCTGGCAGTTGGTCCCGATGGTAAAGGCAAAGTAGAATTCACGGCTCGCCCCGGCTCGTTTGATGCTTCCGGCAACGCCAAGGCCCAGTGGACTGGTACCATCCGCTTCAAGCAGAATGGCCGCGACACGACCTTCAAGGTGACGGTTCCTTACACGGTAACCAAGCCCGTAATGCAGATTCAGTCGGCTTCGGTGCAGGCGCTGTACTTCAAGTGCGGCAACAAGCTGAGCGTACAGGTACCCGCTTTGGGTGCGCAGTACAAGCCAGGCTTCTCGGCCTCGGGTGCTTCGGTTATCAGCGGTGCTAAAACCGGTGAAGTAACGCTGGTGCCTAACTCGCGCGAAGTAACCCTGAACGTAAGCAGCGGTGGCAACGCAATTGGTTCGCAGACCTTCCAGGTTCGTCCGATTCCCAAGCCCGAGATTAAGTGCATCGTCGGTGGCCGCGAGGCTAACGAGAAGCAGGGTACGCCCATCACGGCTGTTCGCAACATGAGCCTGAAAGCGGTTCCGGATGCTGGCTTTGCCACTTTCCTGCCTGAGGATGCTCGTTACCGCGTAACTCGCTACGAAGTGACTCTGGTTCGTGGTAAGCGTCCCGCTATTCCGACCCGCACCATCAACGGCCCCGAGGCTAACCTGAACGACGTAGTAAACTCGGCCCGCGAAGGCGACCGTCTCTACATCGAAGTGAAAGAAGTTCGTCGCTTGAACTTCCAGGATCAGCAGGAAGAAGTAAACGTAGCGAAGCAGTTCAATATTCCGTTGCTGTAA
- a CDS encoding penicillin-binding protein 1A, translated as MAYPATKPKNIRKPQRPGRFTGLTRTLWFLFGGGVLGLILYILAVSVNFLNLFGRMPNLKTLENPKSELASEIYSADGVLMGKYFRENRTPVDYEDLPQNLIDALIATEDVRFEGHSGIDFKGLFAIPYYVATGRSRGSSTLTQQLAKVLFRTRGDLNDGTLNDVPGLRMLIIKTKEWIMAVRLERSYTKREIMRMYLNTNDFGSNAFGINVAAKTFFNKSPKNLTLEESALMVGVLNAPSRYSPVQNPERAKVRRNWVLYQMRKYNYITPEEHALAAAKPIVLHYSVENSNKGIAPYFRAEVSKALLQWAKETDHDLYADGLKIYTTVDSRMQKYAESAVAEHMRQQQKLFDAHWKGQLPWRDENGRIIPNFLQTSIKRTERYRSLDNRFDGNKDSINYYLKKKYKMMVFSWKGEKEVLMSPLDSLAYYKRYLHAGFMAMNPLNGQIKAWVGGTNFKYFKYDHVKQGKRQPGSTFKPIVYTAAIDQGYSPCYQRPDIATTFPAVAGRAPYTPKNFEGGFSGRTFTLRQALARSMNSITAWLVQKLGPETVVSYAKRLGITSPIEAVPAVGFGSSDVSIYELSGAYSTFVNKGVWTAPMMVTRIEDKNGNVLREFVPQTREALSEETAYLMTYMLQAATTEQGGTSVILKTGFKFPYEIGAKTGTTSNYSDAWFMGVTPDLVCGMWVGGEDRSIHFRNGSYGQGARAALPIYGLFMRKVYADKSIGVSTSPFPKPEQPLSIEIDCSKYYGGQRDTIPYDQKLNQTDLQDIDEEDI; from the coding sequence ATGGCCTACCCCGCCACCAAGCCCAAGAATATCCGCAAACCCCAGCGCCCGGGCCGCTTCACCGGCCTTACCCGCACCCTCTGGTTTCTGTTTGGGGGCGGCGTACTGGGCCTGATTCTGTATATCCTGGCCGTCAGCGTCAACTTCCTGAACCTGTTTGGGCGCATGCCCAACCTCAAGACGCTGGAAAACCCTAAAAGTGAGCTGGCCTCCGAAATCTACTCGGCCGACGGCGTGCTGATGGGCAAATACTTCCGCGAAAACCGCACGCCCGTCGACTACGAAGATCTGCCCCAGAACCTAATTGACGCCCTGATTGCCACCGAAGATGTGCGTTTTGAGGGCCATTCCGGCATCGACTTCAAAGGCCTGTTTGCCATTCCCTACTACGTAGCTACCGGCCGGAGCCGGGGCTCGAGCACCCTCACCCAGCAGCTGGCCAAAGTGCTGTTCCGCACCCGCGGCGACCTGAACGACGGCACCCTGAATGACGTGCCCGGGCTGCGCATGCTCATCATCAAGACCAAGGAGTGGATTATGGCCGTGCGGCTGGAGCGCAGCTATACCAAGCGCGAAATCATGCGCATGTACCTTAATACCAATGACTTTGGCTCCAACGCCTTTGGTATCAATGTGGCCGCCAAGACGTTCTTTAATAAGTCGCCGAAAAACCTGACTCTGGAAGAGTCGGCCTTGATGGTGGGGGTGCTCAACGCGCCTTCGCGCTACAGCCCGGTGCAGAACCCCGAACGGGCCAAGGTGCGCCGCAACTGGGTGCTCTACCAGATGCGCAAGTACAACTACATCACGCCCGAGGAGCATGCCCTGGCCGCCGCCAAGCCCATTGTGCTGCACTACAGCGTCGAAAACTCGAACAAGGGCATTGCGCCCTATTTCCGCGCCGAGGTCAGCAAGGCGCTGCTGCAGTGGGCCAAGGAAACTGACCACGACCTGTATGCCGACGGCCTGAAGATCTACACCACGGTGGATTCCCGGATGCAGAAGTACGCCGAATCGGCGGTGGCCGAGCACATGCGGCAACAGCAGAAGCTCTTCGACGCCCACTGGAAAGGTCAGCTGCCCTGGCGCGACGAAAATGGCCGTATCATTCCCAACTTCCTGCAAACCTCGATTAAGCGCACCGAGCGGTACCGCTCCCTCGACAACCGCTTCGACGGCAACAAGGACTCCATCAACTACTACTTGAAAAAGAAGTATAAGATGATGGTCTTTTCGTGGAAGGGCGAGAAGGAAGTCCTGATGTCGCCGCTCGACTCGTTGGCCTACTACAAACGCTACCTGCACGCCGGATTTATGGCCATGAACCCGCTCAATGGCCAAATCAAGGCCTGGGTGGGTGGTACTAACTTCAAGTACTTCAAGTATGACCACGTGAAGCAGGGCAAGCGGCAGCCCGGCTCGACTTTCAAGCCAATTGTGTATACGGCGGCCATCGACCAAGGCTACTCGCCCTGCTACCAGCGCCCCGACATTGCCACGACCTTTCCGGCCGTAGCGGGCCGCGCGCCTTACACGCCCAAGAACTTCGAAGGCGGCTTCTCCGGCCGTACCTTTACCTTGCGCCAGGCCCTGGCCCGGTCCATGAACTCGATTACGGCTTGGCTGGTGCAGAAATTGGGGCCCGAAACAGTAGTTTCCTACGCCAAGCGCCTCGGCATCACCTCCCCCATCGAAGCCGTACCGGCCGTGGGCTTCGGCTCCAGCGACGTGAGTATCTACGAGCTAAGCGGGGCCTACAGTACTTTCGTCAACAAGGGCGTGTGGACAGCCCCGATGATGGTAACGCGCATCGAGGACAAGAATGGCAACGTACTCCGCGAATTTGTGCCCCAGACGCGCGAGGCCCTCAGCGAGGAAACGGCCTACCTGATGACCTACATGCTGCAGGCCGCCACCACGGAGCAGGGCGGCACTTCGGTTATTCTTAAGACGGGCTTCAAGTTTCCCTACGAAATCGGGGCCAAGACCGGTACCACGAGCAACTACTCCGATGCCTGGTTTATGGGCGTCACACCCGACCTGGTGTGCGGCATGTGGGTCGGCGGCGAAGACCGCAGCATTCACTTCCGCAACGGCTCCTACGGACAGGGCGCCCGGGCAGCACTGCCCATCTACGGTCTGTTCATGCGCAAAGTGTACGCCGATAAGAGCATCGGCGTCAGCACCAGCCCCTTCCCCAAGCCCGAGCAGCCACTGTCCATCGAAATCGACTGCAGCAAGTACTACGGCGGGCAGCGCGACACGATTCCCTACGACCAGAAGCTCAACCAAACCGACCTGCAGGATATCGACGAGGAAGATATTTAA
- the porL gene encoding type IX secretion system motor protein PorL/GldL, which yields MPKVYGIGAAVVIVGALFKIQHWDGASEMLIVGLGTEALIFLLSAFQPTSHEPDWSLVYPELSEGYDPSTGNKSFAATDNNSKGLTKKLDDMLKDANVTPEAISSLGAGLNRLSTTTQQLSSLGDATNATEEYTTKVRSAAQSLERINDAYSNTVEAITAMSSATADAKEYHLQVQNVTKNLGALNAVYEMELQDANTHLKSMNKFYGTLSQAMENLTEAGKETDQFKQEVTQLTSNLGSLNRVYGNMLNAMRATS from the coding sequence ATGCCCAAGGTGTACGGCATCGGGGCCGCAGTCGTAATCGTCGGGGCTTTGTTTAAAATTCAGCACTGGGATGGCGCTAGCGAAATGCTCATCGTTGGTCTCGGCACTGAAGCATTGATTTTCCTACTCAGCGCATTCCAGCCTACCTCGCATGAGCCCGACTGGTCGCTGGTTTATCCCGAGTTGAGCGAAGGATATGATCCTTCGACGGGCAATAAGAGCTTTGCCGCTACAGACAACAACAGCAAGGGTCTGACCAAGAAATTGGACGACATGCTGAAGGATGCTAACGTAACGCCCGAAGCTATTTCTTCCCTGGGTGCTGGCCTGAACCGTCTGTCGACGACCACGCAGCAGCTTTCTTCCCTGGGCGACGCTACCAACGCTACCGAGGAGTATACGACCAAGGTTCGTTCGGCTGCTCAGTCGCTGGAGCGCATCAACGATGCTTACTCGAACACGGTAGAAGCCATCACCGCTATGTCGAGTGCTACGGCCGATGCTAAAGAGTACCACCTGCAGGTGCAGAACGTGACCAAGAACTTGGGCGCTCTGAACGCAGTGTACGAAATGGAACTGCAGGATGCCAACACGCACCTGAAGTCTATGAACAAGTTCTATGGCACCCTGAGCCAGGCCATGGAGAACCTGACCGAAGCTGGCAAGGAAACCGACCAGTTCAAGCAGGAAGTGACTCAGTTGACCAGCAACCTGGGTTCGTTGAACCGGGTGTATGGCAACATGCTCAACGCTATGCGTGCTACCAGCTAA
- a CDS encoding AtpZ/AtpI family protein has protein sequence MAAAPSSPQDPNETDRLRAFAKYSGLGFQMLAIIGVCAWGGVKLDEYTHNDKPWYTIGLMVFGLIAATYQVIRSLSRNE, from the coding sequence ATGGCCGCTGCTCCTTCTTCGCCCCAAGACCCCAACGAAACCGACCGGCTACGGGCCTTTGCCAAATATTCCGGCCTGGGCTTTCAGATGCTGGCTATAATAGGCGTCTGCGCTTGGGGCGGCGTCAAGCTCGACGAGTATACCCACAACGACAAGCCCTGGTACACCATCGGCCTGATGGTCTTCGGCCTGATTGCGGCCACCTACCAGGTCATTCGCTCCCTTTCCCGCAACGAATAG
- the uvrC gene encoding excinuclease ABC subunit UvrC, translated as MAAKDHLQEQIRHLPHRPGIYKFFDDEGIIYVGKAIDIRKRVSSYFNKQDHNKKTQQLVRNIKRIEFTIVDSESDAFLLENNLIKQNQPKYNILLKDGKTYPYLCLTNERFPRLLPTRKKINDGSRYYGPYANLTAMNILLELIRALYPLRTCTYNLSRENVEAGKFKVCLEYHLGNCKGPCENLVDEDSYNQNIQQIRNILSGNLSVPKAYFKEKMMAAAQDQQFELAHSFKQKLDRLDEFQAKSTVVNASLSNIDVFSIAANEKSAFINYLKVMNGAIILTQSVEVQKKLDETDAEILAPMIMQMREEFESQSREILVNVALPDLPIANATVTVPQIGDKRKLLELSIKNVMYLRKEKESMNDRSKDLNEVRIMETIKKDLRLTELPKHIECFDNSNFQGDNPVAAMVCFRNAKPSKKDYRHYHIKTVVGPNDFDSMYEVVTRRYRRLVDEGASLPQLVIVDGGKGQLSMAVKALKDLNLWGQIPVIGIAKRLEEIYVPNDPLPLYIDKKSESLRLFQRMRDEVHRFGITFHRSRRDAATLKTELTDVKGLGPVTAEKLLTKFKSVKKIKELTEAQLIEEVGKAKARILLNYFSEQEAAETSPAAE; from the coding sequence ATGGCTGCCAAAGACCATCTGCAAGAACAAATCCGCCACCTGCCCCATCGGCCGGGCATTTACAAATTCTTTGACGACGAAGGCATTATCTACGTCGGCAAGGCTATCGACATTCGCAAGCGGGTCAGCAGCTACTTCAACAAGCAGGACCATAACAAGAAGACTCAGCAGCTGGTGCGCAACATCAAGCGCATCGAGTTTACCATCGTGGATAGTGAGTCGGATGCCTTTTTGCTGGAAAACAACCTCATCAAGCAGAATCAGCCCAAGTACAACATCCTGCTCAAGGATGGCAAAACTTACCCCTACCTCTGCCTGACCAACGAGCGTTTCCCCAGGCTGCTGCCCACCCGCAAGAAAATCAACGACGGCTCGCGCTACTACGGCCCCTACGCCAACCTGACGGCCATGAACATCCTGCTGGAGCTGATTCGGGCCCTGTACCCGCTGCGCACCTGCACCTACAACCTGTCCCGTGAGAACGTAGAAGCCGGCAAGTTCAAGGTCTGCTTGGAATACCACCTCGGCAACTGCAAAGGCCCGTGTGAAAACCTGGTCGATGAGGATTCCTACAACCAGAACATCCAGCAGATCCGCAATATCCTGAGCGGCAACCTGAGCGTGCCCAAGGCCTACTTCAAGGAGAAAATGATGGCCGCCGCCCAGGACCAGCAGTTCGAGCTGGCCCATTCATTCAAGCAGAAGCTCGACCGGCTCGATGAGTTCCAGGCCAAGTCGACGGTGGTAAACGCCTCCTTGTCCAACATCGACGTCTTCAGCATTGCCGCCAACGAGAAAAGCGCCTTTATCAACTACCTCAAGGTGATGAACGGGGCCATTATCCTGACCCAATCGGTGGAAGTGCAGAAGAAGCTCGACGAAACCGACGCTGAAATCCTGGCCCCAATGATTATGCAGATGCGGGAGGAGTTCGAAAGCCAGTCGCGCGAAATCCTGGTTAACGTAGCCTTGCCCGACTTGCCCATTGCCAATGCCACTGTCACCGTGCCCCAGATCGGCGACAAGCGCAAGCTCCTGGAGCTCTCCATCAAGAACGTCATGTACCTGCGCAAGGAGAAGGAAAGCATGAACGACCGGTCCAAGGACCTCAACGAGGTGCGCATCATGGAAACCATCAAGAAGGATTTGCGCCTTACGGAGCTTCCTAAGCACATCGAATGCTTTGACAACTCCAACTTCCAGGGCGACAATCCGGTGGCCGCTATGGTGTGTTTCCGCAACGCTAAGCCCAGCAAGAAAGACTACCGCCACTACCACATTAAGACCGTCGTGGGCCCCAATGACTTCGACTCGATGTACGAAGTCGTCACCCGCCGCTACCGGCGCCTGGTCGATGAAGGCGCCTCGCTGCCCCAACTCGTCATTGTCGACGGTGGCAAGGGCCAGCTCAGCATGGCCGTCAAAGCCCTCAAGGACCTCAACCTCTGGGGCCAGATTCCGGTCATCGGCATTGCTAAGCGCCTGGAGGAAATCTACGTTCCCAATGACCCACTGCCGCTCTACATCGACAAGAAAAGCGAGTCCCTGCGTTTGTTTCAGCGCATGCGCGACGAAGTGCACCGCTTCGGTATTACCTTCCACCGCAGCCGCCGCGACGCCGCGACACTCAAAACCGAGTTGACCGACGTGAAAGGCCTGGGCCCCGTGACGGCCGAAAAGCTGCTGACCAAGTTTAAGTCCGTCAAGAAAATCAAGGAGCTAACCGAAGCCCAGCTGATTGAAGAAGTTGGCAAAGCCAAAGCCCGGATTCTACTTAATTATTTCAGCGAGCAAGAAGCTGCTGAAACTAGCCCGGCAGCGGAGTAG
- the porW gene encoding type IX secretion system periplasmic lipoprotein PorW/SprE, which produces MTQYPLFRLLFAPVALLLGVAACSSERKSLVGHAYENVVARDNGFFLAREKLRATEETLYKARVNDYNRVLPLFPTLDDATVGRVTADLDDIIKKASLPIQHRPGSDWTDDSYLVIGKARFYKKEYEDAGKTFKYVNTTTKDPNAKHEALIWLMRTFLALKEYDNAAAVSDILDKEQGVEQNARELFLTRAEYFLLTGDQKQAIVNLEKAIPYISPKNEQSRTRYILAQLYQAGGQDKEAYAQLNKILKKNPPYELDFFSKLMLGQVSDLNATDRARLDKYFAKLLKDTKNKEYTDKIYYEMARLEYRQQQYDKALTLLRKAARANGSNRAQKSYTYLLAGRIYYENLQKYRLAAAYYDSTVQNMDRAAPEYAATAERSDILKEFAKQITTIETQDSLQTLARLDSAALRTQLLTFATAEVTARKKEADRIAAQQELTARQEQQAASGVNSLRPGESTVDPLALANGVGGALFYFDNPTALSTAKAEFVRRWGDRQLQDNWRTSSQVSSSPATVQGGNVPLSIAGGSSTRVNPAGDATLPAAVDPEAQARQLAATYRQNLPLTEAQMQASQKLVEEALFALGAIYSQQLKEPTRAAETYEKLVTRFPQSKHNPEVFYSLYLLYKELNDPKAEAYAQRLRQEYPNSSYARLVADPEYLRRTSIANEQVAVQLDSAFAFYKKQEFKKATAVLARTKKQNPVSDLNDRVDYLSTLLVIRTQPPAAAKVAVEKFSKTYPESPLSGQARELLASYKRYEEGQIAGALASTDKPVVSMFRPGEVDNRMRIYYDEVSAAPKTVPAPALPLPTVPAPATDPASKATPAPAATPPAPETKAPVTKKEPVSKKAPAKKGAPATAPAPATTTLAEPVTTTPSPTPTAPATPAPEPVKPATPYASNLAAGHAVVLAFPKGAAPAQALPAQLATYNSRFYRVNNLQVQQVVLGDTMDLVVVQSLPGAKVAQSYALKLRGPQSPLAKLRGAGYQTLIIGIDNLPLLLQSKDVKEYQRFYEKTYK; this is translated from the coding sequence TTGACACAGTATCCGCTTTTCCGCCTGCTTTTTGCCCCGGTTGCCCTGCTGCTGGGCGTGGCGGCCTGCTCTTCGGAACGCAAGTCCCTGGTGGGCCACGCCTACGAGAACGTCGTGGCCCGCGACAATGGCTTCTTCCTGGCCCGTGAAAAGCTGCGCGCCACCGAGGAAACCTTATACAAAGCCCGCGTCAACGACTATAACCGGGTGCTGCCGCTGTTTCCGACCCTGGATGACGCTACCGTGGGCCGGGTCACGGCCGACCTGGACGACATCATCAAGAAAGCCTCCCTACCGATTCAGCACCGGCCCGGCTCCGACTGGACCGATGACAGCTATTTGGTAATTGGCAAGGCGCGCTTCTATAAGAAGGAGTATGAAGACGCGGGCAAGACCTTTAAGTACGTCAACACGACCACCAAGGACCCCAACGCCAAGCACGAGGCGCTGATCTGGCTGATGCGCACGTTTCTGGCCCTGAAGGAGTACGACAATGCCGCCGCCGTTTCGGATATTCTGGACAAAGAGCAAGGGGTGGAGCAAAATGCCCGGGAGCTGTTCCTGACCCGGGCCGAGTACTTTCTGCTGACCGGTGACCAGAAACAGGCCATCGTCAACCTGGAAAAGGCCATTCCTTATATCTCGCCCAAGAATGAACAGTCGCGCACGCGCTACATTCTGGCCCAGCTGTATCAGGCGGGCGGGCAGGACAAGGAAGCTTACGCCCAGTTGAACAAGATTCTGAAGAAAAACCCACCCTACGAGCTGGACTTCTTCTCGAAGCTGATGCTGGGCCAGGTGTCGGATTTGAACGCCACCGACCGGGCCCGCCTGGATAAGTATTTTGCCAAGCTGCTCAAGGACACCAAGAACAAGGAGTATACCGACAAGATATACTACGAAATGGCGCGGCTGGAATACCGGCAGCAGCAGTACGACAAAGCCCTGACCCTGCTGCGCAAAGCCGCCCGGGCCAACGGCAGCAACCGGGCGCAGAAGTCTTACACCTACCTGCTGGCGGGCCGCATCTACTACGAGAACCTGCAGAAATACCGCCTGGCCGCCGCCTACTACGACAGCACGGTGCAGAACATGGACCGCGCGGCGCCCGAATATGCAGCCACGGCCGAGCGAAGCGACATTCTCAAGGAATTCGCCAAGCAGATTACCACCATCGAAACCCAGGACAGCCTGCAGACCCTGGCCCGGCTCGACTCGGCGGCGCTGCGCACCCAGCTGCTGACCTTTGCCACGGCCGAAGTAACGGCCCGCAAAAAGGAAGCCGACCGGATTGCAGCCCAGCAGGAACTCACGGCCCGACAGGAGCAGCAGGCCGCCAGTGGCGTAAACTCCCTGCGGCCCGGCGAATCGACCGTGGACCCTTTGGCTTTGGCCAACGGCGTGGGGGGAGCCCTGTTTTACTTTGACAACCCAACAGCACTGAGCACGGCCAAGGCCGAGTTTGTGCGGCGTTGGGGCGACCGGCAGCTGCAGGATAATTGGCGCACGAGCAGCCAGGTTTCGTCGTCGCCGGCTACGGTCCAGGGCGGCAACGTACCTTTATCCATTGCCGGAGGCAGCAGCACCCGCGTCAACCCGGCCGGGGATGCTACGCTGCCCGCCGCCGTGGACCCCGAAGCCCAGGCCCGGCAACTGGCAGCCACCTACCGCCAAAACCTGCCCCTGACCGAAGCCCAGATGCAGGCCTCGCAGAAGCTGGTGGAGGAGGCACTGTTTGCCTTGGGGGCCATCTACAGCCAGCAGCTGAAGGAGCCGACCCGGGCCGCCGAAACCTACGAGAAGCTGGTGACCCGCTTCCCGCAGAGCAAGCACAACCCAGAGGTTTTCTACAGCCTGTATTTGCTGTACAAAGAGCTGAACGACCCCAAGGCCGAGGCCTACGCCCAGCGCCTGCGCCAGGAGTACCCTAACTCGTCGTATGCCCGCCTGGTGGCCGACCCGGAATACCTGCGGCGCACCTCCATTGCCAACGAGCAGGTGGCCGTGCAGCTAGATTCGGCATTTGCCTTTTACAAGAAGCAGGAGTTTAAAAAGGCCACGGCCGTCCTGGCCCGGACCAAAAAGCAGAATCCGGTCAGTGACCTGAATGACCGGGTGGATTACCTGAGCACCCTGCTCGTTATCCGGACCCAGCCCCCGGCGGCGGCCAAAGTGGCCGTGGAGAAGTTCTCGAAGACGTATCCGGAAAGTCCGCTCAGCGGGCAGGCCCGGGAACTGCTGGCCAGCTACAAGCGCTACGAGGAAGGGCAAATTGCCGGGGCGCTGGCCTCAACCGACAAGCCCGTCGTTTCCATGTTCCGGCCCGGCGAGGTAGATAACCGGATGCGGATATACTACGACGAGGTTTCGGCGGCACCCAAAACCGTCCCTGCTCCTGCCCTGCCCCTGCCCACGGTGCCGGCTCCGGCAACCGACCCAGCGTCTAAAGCTACTCCCGCTCCAGCAGCAACACCCCCCGCGCCCGAAACCAAGGCACCGGTGACCAAGAAGGAGCCCGTTTCGAAGAAGGCCCCAGCCAAAAAAGGCGCGCCGGCAACTGCCCCTGCCCCCGCCACTACTACGCTGGCTGAGCCCGTCACGACTACGCCCTCCCCTACCCCGACGGCCCCGGCCACGCCCGCCCCGGAACCGGTGAAGCCGGCCACGCCCTACGCCTCTAACCTGGCCGCCGGGCACGCCGTAGTACTGGCCTTCCCGAAAGGCGCTGCCCCCGCCCAGGCGCTGCCCGCCCAGCTGGCAACCTACAACAGCCGCTTTTACCGCGTCAATAACTTGCAGGTGCAGCAGGTGGTGCTCGGCGACACGATGGACCTGGTGGTGGTACAATCCTTGCCGGGCGCCAAAGTGGCCCAGAGCTACGCCCTCAAGTTGCGCGGGCCCCAGTCGCCGCTGGCCAAATTGCGCGGGGCGGGTTACCAAACCCTCATTATTGGTATTGATAACCTGCCGCTGCTGCTGCAAAGCAAGGATGTAAAAGAGTATCAGCGCTTCTACGAGAAGACCTACAAATAA
- the porN gene encoding type IX secretion system ring subunit PorN/GldN: MNKFLSFAALAASLTLSVSASAQEQATTASSNGSYRPIPNSDIMFRKTIWRAVDLREKQNKPMFSEGKEISRVILEAVKRGELQAYRNDSLTSTFTPTEVSGRMSYVEASAGLSEEEKAAGFTDETSDDDWGAPKKKGSKKTASKPKAPAAPPSYEYRYKDLYQMELKEDMIFDKKRSRMYHDIKTVTLLVPSTLSSNVSGIETPIGTFKYSDLVRVFRANPDKAIWFNSQNDAQHKNLADAFELWLFNSYIVKVSNPNDSRLDEVYGGPQQGILAAQQAASDLIEYEYNLWSF; the protein is encoded by the coding sequence ATGAACAAATTCCTCTCCTTCGCCGCTTTGGCGGCCAGCCTGACGCTGTCGGTCTCAGCATCGGCTCAGGAACAAGCTACGACCGCCAGCAGCAACGGCTCGTACCGCCCGATTCCGAATTCGGACATCATGTTCCGCAAGACGATCTGGCGTGCGGTTGACCTTCGCGAAAAGCAGAACAAGCCCATGTTCTCGGAGGGCAAAGAAATCAGCCGGGTAATTCTGGAAGCCGTGAAGCGCGGTGAACTCCAGGCCTACCGCAATGACTCGCTGACCTCTACCTTTACTCCCACGGAAGTATCGGGCCGGATGTCTTATGTAGAGGCTAGCGCCGGTCTGAGTGAAGAAGAAAAGGCTGCTGGTTTCACCGACGAAACCTCAGACGACGATTGGGGTGCTCCTAAAAAGAAAGGCAGCAAGAAGACGGCTTCTAAGCCGAAAGCTCCCGCTGCTCCGCCAAGCTACGAGTACCGCTACAAGGACTTGTACCAGATGGAATTGAAAGAGGATATGATCTTTGACAAGAAACGGTCACGGATGTATCACGACATCAAAACCGTTACGTTGCTCGTTCCTTCCACGCTGAGCTCGAACGTATCGGGTATTGAAACGCCGATTGGCACTTTCAAATACAGCGACCTGGTGCGCGTATTCCGGGCTAATCCGGATAAAGCTATCTGGTTTAACTCCCAGAACGACGCCCAGCACAAAAATCTGGCGGATGCTTTCGAACTGTGGCTGTTCAACTCCTACATCGTGAAGGTTTCGAACCCGAACGACTCACGTCTCGACGAAGTATACGGCGGGCCACAGCAGGGTATCCTCGCTGCCCAGCAGGCTGCTTCGGACCTCATCGAGTACGAGTACAACCTGTGGAGCTTCTAA